In Arcobacter sp. CECT 8983, a single window of DNA contains:
- a CDS encoding bifunctional diguanylate cyclase/phosphodiesterase: MTKKHYRGSIKRRLTLMILLVTLITGIVGYSSFVYWNMKSQQTKTIELSRTVAKILSQDIAKLVLLKEIAVAADITSKLKSFDNIDSMILYKLDNKAIFQYNKNNKDLEVKPLPNDYKKVNDIKDNLLKLYADARYQGTKLGVVELNFKVKNLSDIVKRDIPILITISLVLLLLSFVLANFFAKRFTEPILKLVSFLSKIDIIDSLKNRAKTKEDNEIGKLYDEINYMLQRIENSQKVEKIAAAAFETRSGMMITDANEIILQVNKAFTKISGYEKEEVIGKTPSILRSGYQDENFYKEMKKKLHKYNHWSGEIYNKHKDGTIYPEHLTIQAVLDDDLNVIYYVASFIDLTIQKETEAKVEYLKQYDSLTGLANKEMLLNEIQTHLNKKQQFRWGLLICFDLRDFKIINDAYGYSIGDKVLEAITLKTKKIFNDASMIARVTGDEFAVWFPHIHEHKNQASIEAKLLAEFLVNTLSEEIKIEDKTINPMVYAGLSIYNKNCKGANELLKQADSALHQAKKEEKRFSYFDKQAQNMAQNHLDTYSQLIKAIDEEHFELFYQLQYDDENHVYGAEALIRWIHPEEGIIPPDSFIPIAEKTGLIIPIGSWVIKTACKQLETWQKAKETSNWVIAINISAKQFLEEDFIDTIKMYIKQYKVNANLLKVELTESILAKSLEEVKDKMLKIKKLGVQVSLDDFGTGYSSLQYLRELPLNQIKIDRSFVSNILENKADEAIVKSILLFAEALNLQVVAEGVETKEQYKFLVNLGCKLFQGYYFAKPERIENISTNK; encoded by the coding sequence ATGACAAAAAAACACTACAGAGGTTCAATAAAAAGAAGACTAACTTTAATGATTTTACTGGTTACTTTAATAACTGGTATAGTTGGATATTCTAGTTTTGTTTACTGGAATATGAAGTCTCAACAAACAAAAACTATTGAGCTTTCAAGAACAGTTGCAAAAATACTAAGTCAAGATATTGCGAAACTTGTTTTATTAAAAGAAATAGCCGTTGCAGCTGATATAACAAGTAAGTTAAAATCTTTTGATAATATTGATTCAATGATTCTATATAAATTAGATAATAAAGCTATCTTCCAATACAACAAAAATAATAAAGACCTTGAAGTAAAGCCTTTACCTAATGATTATAAAAAAGTAAATGACATAAAAGACAATCTTTTAAAACTTTATGCTGATGCTAGATATCAAGGTACTAAACTAGGGGTTGTAGAATTAAACTTCAAAGTAAAAAACTTATCAGATATTGTAAAAAGAGATATTCCTATTTTAATAACTATTTCTTTAGTTTTACTTCTTTTATCTTTTGTCCTTGCTAACTTCTTTGCAAAAAGATTTACAGAACCTATCTTAAAGTTAGTATCTTTTTTAAGTAAGATTGATATTATTGATTCTTTAAAAAACAGGGCTAAGACTAAAGAAGATAATGAAATAGGTAAACTTTATGATGAAATAAACTATATGCTTCAAAGGATAGAAAATTCACAGAAAGTTGAAAAAATAGCTGCTGCTGCTTTTGAGACAAGAAGTGGAATGATGATTACAGACGCAAATGAGATAATTCTTCAAGTAAATAAAGCCTTTACTAAAATTTCTGGATATGAAAAAGAGGAAGTTATAGGGAAAACTCCTAGTATTTTAAGATCTGGATATCAAGATGAAAATTTCTATAAAGAGATGAAAAAAAAATTACACAAATACAATCACTGGAGTGGTGAAATATACAACAAACATAAAGATGGAACAATCTATCCAGAACACCTTACAATTCAAGCTGTTTTAGATGATGATTTAAATGTAATTTATTATGTGGCATCTTTTATTGATTTAACAATACAAAAAGAGACAGAAGCAAAAGTTGAGTACCTAAAACAGTATGATTCTTTAACTGGATTAGCAAACAAAGAAATGCTTTTAAATGAGATACAAACACATCTAAATAAAAAACAACAGTTTAGATGGGGATTACTTATTTGTTTTGATTTAAGAGACTTTAAAATTATTAATGATGCCTATGGATATAGCATAGGAGATAAAGTACTCGAAGCAATTACTTTAAAAACAAAAAAAATATTTAATGATGCTTCAATGATAGCTAGAGTAACAGGAGATGAATTTGCAGTTTGGTTTCCACATATTCATGAACACAAAAACCAAGCTTCCATTGAAGCCAAGCTTTTAGCAGAGTTCTTAGTAAATACTTTATCCGAAGAAATAAAAATAGAAGATAAAACTATAAATCCTATGGTCTATGCTGGATTATCAATTTATAATAAAAACTGTAAAGGTGCAAATGAACTATTAAAACAAGCAGACTCTGCTTTACATCAAGCAAAAAAAGAGGAAAAAAGATTCTCTTATTTTGATAAACAAGCACAAAATATGGCACAAAATCATCTTGATACATATTCACAACTTATAAAAGCAATTGATGAGGAGCATTTTGAATTATTTTATCAACTACAATATGATGATGAAAATCATGTATATGGAGCAGAAGCATTAATTAGATGGATACACCCTGAGGAAGGTATTATTCCCCCTGATAGTTTTATTCCAATTGCTGAAAAGACTGGATTGATTATTCCTATTGGCTCATGGGTTATAAAAACTGCCTGTAAACAGCTAGAAACATGGCAAAAAGCTAAAGAAACATCAAATTGGGTCATTGCTATTAATATTAGTGCAAAACAGTTTCTAGAAGAGGATTTTATTGATACAATCAAAATGTATATAAAACAGTATAAAGTAAATGCAAATCTTCTAAAAGTAGAATTAACAGAATCTATTCTTGCAAAAAGCCTTGAAGAAGTAAAAGATAAAATGCTTAAAATAAAAAAACTAGGGGTTCAAGTATCTTTAGATGATTTTGGAACTGGCTACTCTTCTTTACAATATCTAAGAGAGTTACCTTTAAATCAAATCAAAATAGATAGGTCTTTTGTAAGTAATATATTGGAAAATAAAGCTGATGAAGCTATTGTTAAAAGCATACTTTTATTTGCAGAAGCTTTAAACTTGCAAGTAGTTGCTGAAGGTGTAGAAACTAAAGAGCAATATAAATTTTTAGTAAATTTAGGTTGTAAACTATTCCAAGGTTACTATTTTGCAAAACCTGAAAGAATAGAAAATATAAGTACTAATAAATAA
- a CDS encoding sulfurtransferase, whose amino-acid sequence MVKKIFLICIFSISLFATEKNMPSIVDIAWLKQNISNPNLVLLDLRNEELYNKNHIKNAFNIPALENLFDKKFFMPNIEKLQVLFSDAGIKNDSLVVAYDDGSFIWSARLYWILEILGHNNVGILKVGYKNWEEDSFTLSEKPFVPRKSNFTPRVDNTKVQTKLSTLLSIGKKTIIDGRKESHYLGKESIAKRFGHIPTAQNYACTQNYQVTTTGNKIKNLDKLETLYKDIPKDKEIILYCDGGAEAALNYIVLQELGYKASVYDGSWAEWGNDEAVPIENPSK is encoded by the coding sequence ATGGTAAAAAAAATCTTCTTAATTTGTATCTTTAGTATTTCACTTTTTGCTACTGAAAAAAATATGCCCTCAATTGTTGATATTGCTTGGTTAAAACAAAATATTTCAAACCCGAATCTTGTATTATTAGATTTAAGAAATGAAGAACTATATAATAAGAATCACATAAAAAATGCATTTAATATCCCAGCATTAGAAAATCTTTTTGATAAAAAATTCTTTATGCCAAATATAGAAAAACTTCAAGTACTTTTTTCTGATGCAGGAATAAAAAATGATTCTTTGGTTGTTGCTTATGATGACGGTAGTTTTATTTGGTCTGCAAGACTTTATTGGATACTTGAAATATTAGGACACAATAATGTTGGTATCTTAAAAGTAGGCTACAAAAACTGGGAAGAAGATAGTTTTACTCTTAGTGAAAAGCCCTTTGTCCCTAGAAAAAGTAATTTTACGCCAAGAGTAGATAATACCAAAGTTCAAACAAAACTAAGTACCCTACTTTCTATTGGCAAAAAGACAATTATTGATGGAAGAAAAGAGTCACATTACTTAGGTAAAGAATCAATTGCAAAAAGATTTGGACATATTCCAACTGCACAAAACTATGCCTGTACTCAAAACTACCAAGTTACTACAACTGGTAATAAAATAAAAAATCTTGATAAACTAGAGACTTTATATAAAGATATCCCAAAAGATAAAGAGATTATCCTTTACTGTGATGGTGGGGCAGAAGCTGCACTAAATTATATCGTTCTTCAAGAATTAGGTTATAAAGCTAGCGTATATGACGGTTCATGGGCAGAATGGGGGAACGATGAAGCAGTTCCTATAGAAAACCCTTCAAAGTAA
- a CDS encoding response regulator transcription factor, with protein sequence MKILLLEDDTLLHEIIEEFLEELKYEVISTYDGQEAYELIYEQHFDLLILDVNVPSISGFDLLKNLKSNSIDIPTIFITSLHTTKDMEKGFNAGADDYIRKPFHLSELKLRIDNIKRLRKIESKEEQKINNDISYDYDLKTIFIKDKKFQLSKTEAKVFEYLLKHSNKAVSIEEIALNNWVYDDTPTDTTVRTYIKNIRKILGKDSIINIKGIGYKLEL encoded by the coding sequence ATGAAAATATTATTACTAGAAGATGATACTCTTTTACATGAAATCATAGAAGAGTTTTTAGAAGAACTAAAATATGAAGTTATCTCTACCTATGATGGACAAGAAGCATATGAACTTATTTACGAGCAACACTTTGATTTACTTATTTTAGATGTAAATGTACCTTCAATAAGTGGTTTTGATTTATTAAAAAATTTAAAATCAAACTCCATTGATATTCCAACTATCTTTATAACTTCACTACATACTACAAAAGATATGGAAAAAGGTTTTAATGCAGGAGCTGATGACTACATAAGAAAACCTTTTCACTTAAGTGAATTAAAACTTAGAATTGATAATATCAAAAGATTAAGAAAAATAGAATCAAAAGAAGAACAAAAGATAAATAATGATATTTCTTATGATTATGATTTGAAAACTATTTTTATAAAAGATAAAAAGTTCCAACTATCAAAAACTGAAGCAAAAGTTTTTGAATATCTTTTAAAACACTCAAATAAAGCAGTATCAATAGAAGAAATTGCACTTAATAACTGGGTTTATGATGATACCCCTACAGATACCACAGTAAGAACATATATAAAGAATATAAGAAAGATTTTAGGAAAAGATTCAATTATAAATATAAAAGGCATTGGATATAAGCTAGAGTTATAA
- a CDS encoding HAMP domain-containing sensor histidine kinase codes for MENVIINFQKEYTIDLTRSEKLTFIRFLSLYLGASFILLLLLSLLYYQNEKTLHLDLAKTKMENISSQIAAKVIFSHMMETKLNIDDYLSMKQYEIAFYDRDGKKILGNFNDEIKLENGFYQKDNNYILVDNSTFGHLGIFHIAIKDKLFHTLANNTRNKVLIVFLITYSLIALIGFFLAKLFIKPIKDEREKLNNFIKDTTHELNTPISAILMSSESDNLSSKQLERVKLAVHRISEIYSDLTYIFLEEKDENRVLEELELKTLIEEQLKYFEVIALKRKITIHLDLEEFFYKIDKNDFIRLFNNILSNAIKYNKKEGEVFISLKDSTLSIKDTGIGIEKKKIDDIFNRYYRATKEQGGFGIGLNIVQNICKEYDINFNVTSQERKETTFTFKF; via the coding sequence GTGGAAAATGTTATAATCAATTTTCAAAAGGAGTATACCATAGATTTAACAAGAAGTGAAAAGCTTACCTTTATAAGATTTTTATCTTTATATTTAGGAGCTTCATTTATTTTATTATTACTATTATCATTGTTATATTATCAAAATGAGAAAACTCTACACCTTGATTTAGCTAAAACAAAAATGGAAAATATCTCTTCTCAAATAGCTGCAAAAGTTATCTTTTCTCATATGATGGAAACAAAATTAAATATTGATGATTATTTAAGTATGAAGCAGTATGAAATAGCTTTTTATGATAGAGATGGTAAAAAAATCCTTGGAAATTTTAATGATGAAATAAAACTAGAAAATGGTTTTTACCAAAAAGATAATAACTACATCTTGGTTGATAATTCTACTTTTGGTCACCTTGGTATCTTTCATATTGCAATAAAAGATAAACTTTTCCATACTTTAGCTAATAACACTAGAAATAAAGTATTAATTGTATTTTTAATCACTTACTCTTTAATTGCTCTTATTGGTTTCTTTTTAGCAAAACTATTTATTAAACCTATAAAAGATGAGAGGGAAAAGCTAAACAATTTTATAAAAGATACAACCCATGAATTAAATACTCCTATTAGTGCTATTTTAATGTCTTCAGAAAGTGACAATCTTAGCTCAAAACAGCTTGAAAGAGTAAAACTAGCAGTTCATAGAATCTCAGAAATCTATAGTGATTTAACTTATATTTTTTTAGAAGAAAAAGATGAGAATAGGGTTCTAGAAGAGCTTGAACTAAAAACTTTAATAGAAGAACAACTTAAGTACTTTGAAGTAATAGCATTAAAAAGAAAAATAACTATTCATTTAGATTTAGAAGAGTTCTTCTATAAAATTGATAAAAATGATTTTATAAGACTATTTAATAATATCCTTTCAAATGCTATTAAATACAACAAAAAAGAGGGTGAAGTCTTTATTTCTTTAAAAGATTCAACACTTAGTATAAAAGATACAGGTATTGGTATTGAAAAGAAAAAAATAGATGATATCTTTAATAGATATTATAGAGCTACTAAAGAGCAAGGTGGCTTTGGAATAGGGCTAAATATAGTTCAAAATATCTGCAAAGAGTATGATATAAACTTTAATGTAACTTCCCAAGAAAGAAAAGAGACTACTTTTACTTTCAAATTTTAA
- a CDS encoding FixH family protein translates to MKLLKIFSMIALLIGVLNADPIDLSGSKDGYDVTLKTEKTLVVGDNYFYVTLSKDGKPVTDAKVKAKFFMPEMPGMPYMEYVGKAKLVDGKYKMLINLTMSGTWQYHLMFKTADGKVHKLRSSVNL, encoded by the coding sequence ATGAAACTATTGAAAATATTTTCAATGATTGCACTTTTAATAGGTGTTCTAAACGCAGACCCAATTGACTTAAGTGGAAGTAAAGACGGGTATGATGTAACTTTAAAAACAGAAAAAACATTAGTAGTTGGAGATAACTATTTTTATGTAACACTATCAAAAGATGGAAAACCTGTAACAGATGCAAAAGTAAAAGCAAAATTCTTTATGCCAGAAATGCCTGGAATGCCATATATGGAGTATGTAGGAAAAGCAAAATTAGTTGATGGTAAATATAAAATGTTAATTAACTTAACAATGAGTGGTACTTGGCAGTATCATCTAATGTTTAAAACTGCTGATGGAAAAGTACACAAACTTAGATCTAGTGTAAATTTATAA
- a CDS encoding TolC family protein, with amino-acid sequence MLKQSLILILFFSLFTNSIYAKEVKQVVKEAINKNSSLQALEQTIALAKEQINLASKWQNPVLSFGANDIQFDDISKRDLEPMQAQFIGLNQIIPIGNKKELEEEIARDDYELSKLVLADKKLELESKIYEYIYNIKLVEERVTLFSKLKQNVAELQNLLEEFYKYNKASQIDIIKVQTLYDELDISEQKLNNNLRVFKLQLEQLTYTKFKDIDISTKLQKLTLVNNIDSHPKILQLEKNIKKFNTTSKFEEEKKNSDINFAVKYFQRDSKYEDYINVSVAIPLSVYGSENIKARKAKHKASEYKNLLEDSKLKFTNQIKILQSNIDNAFYSYRKINESIIPKYNQIQKTLESYNRFSSLKKIDSKELIKNLNELIKYKLKAIDEKQKFYTNLANSIYFTKVN; translated from the coding sequence ATGTTAAAGCAATCTCTTATTCTCATCTTGTTTTTTAGTCTATTTACTAATTCTATTTATGCAAAGGAAGTAAAGCAAGTAGTAAAGGAAGCTATTAATAAAAATAGTTCCCTGCAAGCTTTAGAGCAAACAATTGCTTTAGCAAAAGAGCAAATAAACTTAGCTTCAAAATGGCAAAACCCAGTTTTGAGTTTTGGAGCAAATGATATACAGTTTGATGATATCTCTAAAAGAGATTTAGAACCTATGCAAGCACAGTTTATTGGTCTTAATCAGATTATACCAATAGGTAATAAAAAAGAGTTAGAAGAAGAGATTGCAAGGGATGATTATGAGCTTTCAAAGCTAGTATTAGCAGATAAAAAGCTTGAGTTAGAATCAAAAATATATGAATATATTTATAATATAAAGTTAGTTGAAGAAAGAGTTACTCTTTTTTCTAAGTTAAAGCAGAATGTTGCAGAACTACAAAATCTTTTAGAAGAGTTTTACAAATATAATAAAGCAAGTCAGATAGATATAATAAAAGTTCAGACATTGTATGATGAACTTGATATAAGCGAACAAAAATTAAACAATAATCTTAGGGTTTTTAAACTTCAGTTAGAACAATTAACATATACAAAGTTTAAAGATATTGATATCAGTACTAAGTTACAGAAACTTACTTTAGTAAATAATATTGATTCACACCCTAAGATTTTACAGCTAGAAAAAAATATTAAAAAATTTAATACTACTTCAAAATTTGAAGAGGAAAAGAAAAACTCAGATATAAACTTTGCAGTTAAATATTTTCAAAGAGATAGTAAATATGAAGACTATATAAATGTAAGTGTTGCAATTCCTCTTTCTGTTTATGGAAGTGAAAATATAAAAGCACGAAAAGCAAAACACAAAGCAAGTGAATATAAAAATCTTTTAGAAGATTCAAAATTAAAATTTACAAATCAAATTAAAATTTTACAAAGTAATATTGATAATGCTTTTTATTCATATAGAAAAATAAATGAAAGCATAATTCCAAAATACAATCAAATTCAAAAAACACTTGAAAGTTATAACAGATTTTCATCATTAAAGAAAATTGATTCAAAAGAGTTGATTAAAAACCTAAATGAATTAATCAAGTATAAACTAAAAGCAATTGATGAAAAACAGAAATTTTATACAAATTTAGCAAATTCTATCTATTTTACAAAGGTTAATTAA
- a CDS encoding efflux RND transporter periplasmic adaptor subunit: MKKYILVLFLGACILNAEILEIKQLFNKKLVKVQKEQIGPLKSFYGRLTFDESLTFDVVSRFDGYITKLDANKLYSMAKKNEPLFSIYSDEVSSIIQEINIAKKFNKSLVKSNINKLKALAVDNKEIKRIVKGKEEISEIAFYSPYDSLVIKKEINNGSFVKKGSLLLQLASLEKLWVIASVYQKDLSFINKGLKAKVYIDGFDEPVVSTVDYIYPTVDETNKSVDVRLVIDNKDLKYSPNMFAKVDIKQNNKEILTLPKTAVLQKGSKHYVFQYLSESEYEPIEVTAKRISSKKYEIIDGIQEGQSVINNALFLLDSDAITNGLYSSDDDDW, from the coding sequence ATGAAAAAATACATACTAGTCCTATTTTTAGGGGCTTGCATATTAAATGCTGAAATTCTTGAAATAAAGCAGTTGTTCAATAAAAAGCTTGTCAAAGTACAAAAAGAGCAAATAGGGCCTTTAAAAAGCTTTTATGGACGTCTTACTTTTGATGAATCATTAACTTTTGATGTTGTAAGTAGATTTGATGGATATATAACAAAATTAGATGCTAATAAACTTTATTCTATGGCAAAAAAAAATGAACCTCTTTTTTCAATCTATTCAGATGAGGTAAGTTCAATAATTCAAGAAATTAATATTGCAAAAAAATTTAACAAAAGTTTAGTAAAAAGTAATATTAATAAATTAAAAGCTTTAGCTGTAGATAATAAAGAGATAAAAAGAATTGTAAAAGGGAAAGAAGAGATTTCTGAAATTGCATTTTATTCTCCTTATGATTCCCTTGTTATAAAAAAAGAGATAAATAATGGAAGTTTTGTAAAAAAAGGAAGTCTTTTACTTCAACTTGCATCTTTAGAAAAACTTTGGGTTATAGCAAGTGTATATCAAAAGGATTTGTCTTTTATAAATAAAGGTCTTAAAGCAAAAGTTTATATAGATGGATTTGATGAACCAGTTGTTTCAACAGTTGACTATATCTATCCTACAGTAGATGAGACAAATAAAAGTGTTGATGTAAGACTTGTAATAGATAACAAGGATTTAAAGTACTCACCAAATATGTTTGCTAAAGTTGATATAAAGCAAAATAATAAAGAAATTCTAACTTTACCTAAGACGGCAGTTTTACAAAAAGGAAGTAAACATTATGTTTTCCAATACCTTTCTGAGTCAGAGTATGAACCAATAGAAGTTACTGCAAAAAGAATATCTTCTAAGAAGTATGAAATTATTGATGGAATCCAAGAAGGACAAAGTGTTATTAATAATGCTTTATTCTTACTTGATTCAGATGCTATTACTAATGGACTTTATAGTTCAGATGATGATGACTGGTAG
- a CDS encoding efflux RND transporter permease subunit: MVESIISQSIKNKFLVIFAMLVLAIGSIWAIKNTSLDALPDLSPPQVIVQVKWAGQSPKTIEEQVSYPLISNLMSLPNIETVRAMSSFQNALIYVIFKDGTDLYDSRNRILEQLSQLQGSFPEGVDVAIGPDATGVGWAYQYALKSDTKSLDELKTLQDYYYKFALLGVDGVSEIASIGGFIKNYEITIDQDKMVQYDVSIADLKKSLESNNDEKGGRIILENGFEHMIQAKGFLKTVEDIENITIKTFNSNPLMIKDIASVNITSSNRRGMADLNGQGETVGGIVVVRYGENPYSVIKRVKQKLNTLKIDDVEVVEVYDRSSLIDKAIDTLKNTLVEESIIVMIIVALFLFHFRSALIIIITLPLTVMITFLLMKFFNLGSNIMSLGGIAIAIGAMVDATIVMVENAHKHLQGKENISNNERIDIIIKSSKQVGRPIFFALILVVVSFLPIFALTGQEGRLFTPLAFTKTFAMVAGAILSITIVPILMIYFIKGKILSEDKNVLNRFFVKLYSPILKLSLRFRFLIVAFFVLTLAFSYPVYKKLNWEFMPMMNEQTFMYMPVTPYGIGVDLSKELTQKTNQIIKSFPEVDTVFGKAGRADTATDPAPLAMIETIITFKPENEWREGMTYKKLMQEMDQKLKVAGLINSWTYPIRGRIDMLLTGIRTPLGIKLYGNDHQKLEDTALKFEKRLKKLDSTLSVSTDKINSGYYLNINLDEKMLSRYGITKNDILSTVSLGVAGSKVTTLFDGLERYPVSLRFETTQREDINALNNLQVKTKLGFQPLQMFARLSYEEGPSVIKSEKALNVNFIYITPKADISSKQYKDEAKEILADMKLPEGFYYEWAGQSEYLESAMEKLAYIIPLTFVLIFILIYFALKNITYTFIIFFTLPFALTGGVFYLEFLNFNMSIAVVVGFLALLGVAAETSIVMLVYLHEAMKELQEKCEEPDKTYIFHAIYKGAVLRLRPKLMTLFAILGGLIPIMYIDGVGSEVMQRIAAPMIGGMTSSAILTLVIIPAIFYILAIRKKGKMAEIDISH; the protein is encoded by the coding sequence ATGGTTGAATCTATAATCTCACAAAGTATAAAGAATAAATTTTTAGTAATTTTTGCAATGCTAGTATTAGCTATTGGTTCTATTTGGGCTATTAAAAATACAAGCTTAGATGCACTTCCTGACCTTTCACCACCACAAGTTATTGTGCAAGTGAAGTGGGCAGGGCAAAGTCCAAAAACTATTGAGGAACAAGTTTCATATCCTCTTATTTCAAACCTTATGAGTCTTCCAAATATTGAAACTGTAAGAGCTATGAGTTCTTTTCAAAATGCTCTTATTTATGTGATATTTAAAGATGGAACTGATCTTTATGATTCTAGAAATAGAATCTTAGAGCAGCTTTCTCAACTTCAAGGTAGTTTTCCTGAAGGTGTTGATGTAGCAATTGGACCAGACGCAACTGGTGTTGGATGGGCTTATCAATATGCTTTAAAATCAGACACAAAATCTCTTGATGAGTTGAAAACCTTACAAGACTATTATTATAAGTTTGCACTTTTAGGTGTTGATGGAGTTAGTGAAATTGCATCTATTGGTGGATTTATTAAAAACTATGAAATTACAATTGATCAAGATAAGATGGTGCAATATGATGTTTCAATTGCTGATTTAAAAAAGAGTTTAGAATCAAACAATGATGAAAAGGGTGGAAGAATTATTTTAGAAAATGGTTTTGAACATATGATTCAGGCAAAAGGTTTTCTAAAAACGGTTGAAGATATTGAAAATATTACTATAAAGACTTTTAACTCTAATCCTCTTATGATAAAAGATATTGCAAGTGTTAATATCACTTCATCAAATAGAAGAGGTATGGCTGATTTAAATGGTCAGGGTGAAACAGTAGGTGGAATTGTAGTTGTACGTTATGGTGAAAATCCTTATTCAGTAATAAAAAGGGTTAAACAAAAACTTAATACTTTAAAAATAGATGATGTAGAAGTAGTTGAAGTTTATGATAGAAGTTCACTTATTGATAAGGCAATTGATACACTTAAAAACACTCTTGTTGAAGAGTCGATTATTGTTATGATTATTGTGGCACTATTTTTATTCCACTTTAGGTCAGCACTTATTATTATCATTACTTTACCACTTACAGTTATGATTACTTTCTTATTAATGAAGTTCTTTAACTTAGGTTCAAATATTATGAGTTTAGGTGGTATTGCTATTGCAATTGGAGCAATGGTTGATGCTACTATTGTTATGGTGGAAAATGCCCATAAACATCTTCAAGGAAAAGAGAATATTTCAAATAATGAAAGAATTGATATTATAATCAAGTCTTCAAAGCAAGTAGGGCGACCAATATTTTTTGCACTTATTTTAGTTGTTGTTTCTTTTTTACCTATTTTTGCTTTAACAGGACAAGAGGGAAGATTGTTTACACCTTTAGCTTTTACTAAAACATTTGCAATGGTAGCTGGAGCAATTCTTTCTATTACTATTGTTCCTATTTTAATGATATATTTTATAAAAGGAAAAATTCTAAGTGAAGATAAAAATGTTTTAAATAGATTTTTTGTGAAACTTTATTCTCCTATTTTAAAACTATCACTTAGATTTAGATTCTTAATAGTTGCGTTTTTTGTTCTTACTTTGGCTTTTTCATATCCAGTATATAAAAAGCTAAACTGGGAATTTATGCCTATGATGAATGAGCAAACTTTTATGTATATGCCAGTAACCCCATATGGTATTGGTGTTGATTTGTCAAAAGAGTTAACACAAAAAACAAATCAAATAATAAAGTCTTTTCCAGAAGTTGATACAGTATTTGGTAAAGCAGGGCGAGCAGATACTGCAACTGATCCAGCACCACTAGCTATGATTGAAACAATAATTACATTTAAACCAGAAAATGAGTGGAGAGAAGGAATGACATATAAAAAGTTAATGCAGGAAATGGATCAAAAATTAAAAGTAGCTGGTCTTATTAATTCTTGGACTTATCCTATTCGTGGAAGAATTGATATGCTTCTAACAGGTATTAGAACACCTCTAGGAATTAAACTTTATGGAAATGACCATCAAAAGTTAGAAGATACAGCTTTAAAGTTTGAGAAAAGATTAAAAAAACTTGATTCAACACTTTCTGTATCAACTGACAAGATTAATTCAGGTTACTATTTAAATATTAATTTAGATGAAAAGATGTTGTCTAGATATGGTATTACAAAAAATGATATTTTATCTACTGTATCATTAGGTGTTGCAGGTTCAAAAGTTACAACACTTTTTGATGGTTTAGAGAGATATCCTGTTTCATTAAGATTTGAAACAACTCAAAGGGAAGATATAAATGCTTTAAATAATCTTCAAGTAAAAACAAAACTTGGTTTTCAACCTTTACAGATGTTTGCAAGGTTAAGTTATGAAGAGGGACCTTCTGTAATTAAATCAGAGAAAGCACTTAATGTTAACTTCATTTATATTACTCCTAAGGCTGATATCTCATCAAAACAATACAAAGATGAGGCTAAAGAGATACTTGCTGATATGAAGCTTCCTGAAGGCTTTTATTATGAGTGGGCAGGACAGAGTGAATATTTAGAATCAGCAATGGAAAAATTAGCATATATTATTCCACTAACTTTTGTTTTAATTTTTATTCTTATTTATTTTGCACTTAAAAATATCACATATACATTTATTATATTTTTCACTTTACCATTTGCCTTAACAGGTGGAGTATTTTATTTAGAATTTTTAAACTTCAATATGTCTATAGCAGTTGTTGTTGGCTTTTTAGCTTTACTTGGAGTTGCAGCTGAAACTTCTATTGTTATGTTGGTATATTTACATGAAGCAATGAAAGAATTACAAGAAAAATGTGAAGAACCTGATAAAACCTATATTTTTCATGCAATATATAAAGGAGCTGTTTTAAGACTTAGGCCAAAGCTTATGACACTATTTGCAATCTTAGGTGGACTTATTCCTATTATGTATATTGATGGGGTAGGAAGTGAAGTTATGCAAAGAATTGCTGCACCAATGATTGGTGGAATGACTTCTTCTGCGATATTAACATTAGTTATTATTCCTGCAATTTTTTATATATTAGCAATTAGAAAAAAAGGGAAAATGGCGGAAATAGATATTTCTCACTAA